aataaccaaaatctcagcaaagcttgttcatggactacccaaatgacatatcaaaagtctaatctatgcacaccatgcgtgttgggaaaacatgtaagaaattcattcaaaccaataaatcaagtgtcCACTAGTCATGTACTGTaactcttgcatatggatctctttggaccaaccataactcagagcattggaggtaaaaaatattgcatagtaattgtggatgattattcacgattcacttgcgTATATtttttggcaagtaagtctaaaatcttttcttattttataaaatttgctaagaaagtctAAAATGAGAAAGTGTATGTTATtaagtatacggacagaccatggaggtgaatttgaaaatcaagactttgctaaattttgtgatgaatttggctttcagcatgtgttctcttcaccatatactcagagcataatggagttgtggaaaggaagaatatatCAAcgcaggaaatggctagaactcttttaattgaaagtaacatttctcTCATTTTGGGCTAAAGCAATTTCTACAGCGTGCTATATTAGTAATAGAGTCTTCCTAAggcctattttggagaaaactcctatgagttattcaaagaaaataagccaattgtttcgtattttcatgtgtttggatgtaaatgttttatattgaaaaatgcaaatgatcgagttggtaagtttgaagaaaagtcgacgaaggcatcttccttggatattcaaccactagcaaaggttatagagtattcaacaaaaatacTCAATCTGTgaaggaatcgatgaatgttaaatttcaagactttatgcaaaatcaatcgatttagacccaacttgaagaatctgaacacctcaagactctacaaagtctaaatctccagtaACTCGGACTTCAAAAGACCAGCATCAAATGatcattgaagaatcaaatgaagaaagatcAACGGTCGACATATCGACCAGCAAGCCGCAAGcacaagtccagtcatcccaaagatctcattattggtgatgttaatgaaggaattcgcacaagatctaaaagcgtgaagagtctagtctttgtggctctcatttcgaaatagaacccaagagcatagaagaagctttaacgatgaaagttggattgaagctatgcaagaagaactcgggcaattcaacatcaatgatgtccgggaattgactcTAAATCAAAAGGcaaatctatcattggagctaaatggtaCAATTTGCTCTTGCATTGAAAAACTACGTTGTTCGGGAGACGGAGGAGAGATAGGATCAAGACAGGAGAAGAGATCGAACAAAGGAGTGAAGGAagaatcaatggagaaagaagcagaggaagaaaggattatggaagaagaagaggcaagAGGTGACAGAGGAAGCAGTATAAAGAGTACTTCTATGCTGAAGGTAATGAAACAGGGGAGATCTgaagaggtacatcttcaattgctgctACTAGTGAAGGATTTAGTCGTTCTGCAGATCCGGAAGACatatatgcctctcaattcggaggaaggccatgaggtttcatcgccaaatcgaGTGATCGTGCTGACTTGCCATCATATGTCAATACACCTCCGATCGTGCGAAGTCGGTACTCAAAGCGATAATTTAGACTTTGCAGAGtacttgatgttcttatggagatgcgatgCAAATTTATGCTGcaggatgcgaagttcagaacttgcagagatggtcaagcctcttcagtttccttgcatgatcaaattcatgcccttactcttcaagttcaagcaaatgccaagggtgaagatgtagCTCAATTGaagaggatttgaaaaagctagaaggaTTGtcgtcaatgggagatttctagcttgttcgtGTTTTAAAGCAATCCTAATTCTATTATCTTTTCGTCTCTAcatttttaatgctgacaaaaaagggagagatgttgtgcagatttgagatttgagatttaactcttgactttttttattgactttacttttgtttggttgtttggttgtgactggatttggatttggactatttgatcgtttgtttattttaagcactaattggtatttcatggcaaagatagttgttcaTTTACATGACTAACTtatttctgtggatgcagatttaaATGTTGTCattactaagccaattatcttttgtgagatatccatgtttgcttgagtattgtttgcggtcaaagatatccaaatacgccaggaaagttttgttaccataaaNNNNNNNNNNNNNNNNNNNNNNNNNNNNNNNNNNNNNNNNNNNNNNNNNNNNNNNNNNNNNNNNNNNNNNNNNNNNNNNNNNNNNNNNNNNNNNNNNNNNTACCTAAAACAATGTGAAAACACTCATAAGCTTCCCATTATAGATATTTAGAAAAGGATAAAGGCAATCAGTTTTGAATAACATGAATATCAACATAAAATGCTGCTCTGGACTGATTTGACCAAGTGACCATTGCTGGGCCAGTTAGACATGAAAATACTGGGGACCAGTCTTGTGCACAAGGAGAGGATGCAATTAATTTCAATGTGTTGCAAGTCCAAGTGAGGAAGGTTATGTACAGAGGATCTCTAAAGTTCAAAAGGAGGACAAAATGATGACAGTCTCCACCTTGCCAgagtaaaaaaggaaagtagGACATTCAAAGGCAGAGAACTGGCTCCCACTATTAATCAGAAAAATCATCTCATACTTTAAAGATTATTGGTAACCAAGCAGGAAAAGTAGAAAGATAAAAGTCCATAGATTGTTGCACATGGATTATGAATTGTCTTTACACAGGAAAGAATTACAGTGGCGTATGCTAACTTCACCTTTTGTGAAACAAGCCCAAGTTGTAACTTTTTATATGCATCTGGTTTTAACCATGAGCTGGGACCTAATTGGTACATCGAGCCTCTAAACGTAAGAACAAGCTGCGAGCAAGTTTTACTTCCCTTCCTATGGGGAAACAAAGCAAATGAAGTACGGTTTTCCATCATCACGTGCAATATGTGTTCATTGCCAGTCAAGCTAATACAGTTCATTATCAGTTTGCAGGATAAGATGAACGTGACTAACAAGAAGAGGGGAAGATCATAGACTTACGCTGTTCCTGCGACACGTGTGCTCACATGAGTCATGTTTGGAGGGAAAAGCTTAGCAAGACCAAAATCCGAAATCTTGGGCTTGAGGTATCTATCAAGGAGGACATTACTTGCTTTAATATCTCTGTGGACAATATGGGTTGAACTTCCTCGTGAAGGTATGCGAGCCCTTTTGCAATGCCAACACAAATTTCACGTCTTGCATGCCAATTGAATTGGATGCTACTGTGGCCTCCACTAAATGTGTAGAATGACCGATCATTTACTGGGAAGACTCAGGTTAACTTAACATTTTTAACGAATAGAAGTCAACTGACCTAAAAGTGTTTGTGCAAGGCTGTTATTCTCAAGATACCCATATACCAAAATTCTCTGCTTTCCATCCATAACAGCCATATAACTTGACCAAATTGTCGTGTTCTATGTCTGCGATTACTTTATCTCATTCAAGAACTCCCACTCCCTGTCGTGACTCAGAGGACAATACCTTTATAGCAACTAAGGTACCGTCTTTAAGAGTTCCCTGTGTGTTTAAACAAAATTACGGCAAGGAATCAGCATCTCAACTCTCAATGTTGGGAATAAGTGACAGACAAATACTCCACCGAAAGATCGAATCCAAATGAGCAATCACCTTGTAAACAGATCCAAAACCTCCCTCTCCAACTTTATTGTCTGGACTAAAGCCTTCAGTTGCCACACCAACTCTTTATATGTGTACATTTTAATGTTTTGGATGGATGAAACATCTGGACattcaaataattcaaattcGGAGAGGTCAGACATGCAAATAATACGCAGGAACCAAATAAGCTGAAATGCTGACTCCATCATTCTCACGAGCCGACAATCCACCAAATTCAGAATAGACAGAGTTTTAGTTACCATAcagaaaaaattgtcaaatagaTGTTCACTAGGAGAAACAAATCTTAGTAACCAAAGGACAGAGCAACCACTGATAACATCTCATTATTTCACTTGGACTGTCTAAAATATTAAGAGGCTTCTACACAACTCAATCAAAAGAGAGAGCTTTGAGGTACTGATGTACCGATTGTCAATTTGAAAGCTGCAAACAGAGAGTAACGCATGGAGTCATTACCTTCATCGAGTTCTACATTACTTTGATCTGGTCTTCTAGCTGGGGTAGCgttcctcttttgaaaaatgaagaaaagcacTTCATAACCAGATAGCTGTGGCACCAAACTTAGCGAGGTCTATCCACAACAGCAAGATGAAATTAGCCACTACaatggagagaagaaaaaaccaatCCCCAGAGAGAAATAAGCATGTTTACAACTAAACAACAATGAAGAAATTCCCAACATTATAATAATGATCACCACTGAACTTTAACTTTATCTACGTATAGGTTTTACTTACATGATTTGTTTCCTTCCATCACTTGCCCAACTAGAATAGATAGACAGCTAAAGGCAAGAAAGCTACTTTTGTGGGAATAATTTCAACCGCAGTTTCGCTAGGGAAAACCGATGCCCTACTAATTCTTTGTGGAATATACGGACGTTTGTGGATATCGAATGGTAAATTGTACCTTAGGTGAGAATCTAGATATTTAAACACCGTTTTCAACTCAAAATGCCAAACGCTTTGCACCTTTATCATAGCCCTCTTTCTCAAAAAAGGGACGAAAACAGGGCGTCTCAGCAGCAAACTGGCACTTCACCATTGAATTGCATTCACAAAATGATCTAATAATATCCAGATCATTCCAGCGGCTTTGGCAGAACTTTAGGCATTagctcttcaagttcaaacaCAAACAGAAGATGGAAAAGACTAGACGGCCAAGAAAGATCCATATATCCTGGTCCCCAAAAGCAAACGAAAAGAAAGTTCCTTGTACGTAATACACCACGCGCAAATCAAGTTCATCCGAACAAATGAGTATCATTCCCATTTTTGTTTCATTCACTCCATAGCTTATTGCCCTTATCGTTAAATTGCTTCAAGCTGGATACCAGAAATGTTCTGGGCCCGAGCGAACAAATCCCAGAGCCGGCAGCCCAGAACCCATCCAAGTTTCCGTTTTCCAATCATCACTCGTCCCCGCTCCGGACGAACCAATCGAATCACATGACACACGACCACAACACAAGCGACTGATCTTCCCCCGAAACGCACGAGAGCCCCAAACCAACTGCTTCCCCAGCAAAACAACGACGCCGCCCCAACTGGgtaaaaccaaaaccaaaaccaacccCATCGCGCAAACGCCAACTTCCCTTTCACACGGTCGCGAATTACGTTAAAACCAAGACGGACAAGCGATGCGCAAGCGAAGAGACTCACCCGGGTCAACGCAGGAAGCAAGAACGGAGCTCGTTTcagagaaaaacagagagagagagagagagagagagagcaggcgGCGGATAGGAAGTGACGAGATCTTTGCTCCCAGCTAAAAGGACCCTTCTCGGTATTGGATGGAGCGGCAAAGTCAGTCCCACCTACGgctttttggaagaagaagaagaaagacggAGGAGGGGAGGAGAGGCAATCATTCAAACTCGCCTGCCATGCCTTCGAAGAGATGAGGGACTTCCCGGTTTGAAAAGTCAACCGTTTTGACACTACCGAGGCTGAGGTGAGGGCCGCGCTCGGAACTTGACCAGGACCGAACGAGAGCTCCTCGGTCTTCTTCGTTCCGGCCCCCGTTGCGGAACCCTGCTTCGACCGCGTTTTGTCTGAACGACACATCTGGCCGACTTTCCATAATAACACATAAAAAATCACCGGAAAAAGcaacttttgtttttctatagCATTCGCCATTGACTATTCTCGTTCTCCCAGGCAAATCAACGTTAAAATAGTAGGGATTCCAAGCAATCGGGGCAGTGAATGACGTTAAGGCTCTGTTTAAGCCATAATTTTCAAG
The window above is part of the Eucalyptus grandis isolate ANBG69807.140 chromosome 6, ASM1654582v1, whole genome shotgun sequence genome. Proteins encoded here:
- the LOC120294330 gene encoding uncharacterized protein LOC120294330 is translated as MCRSDKTRSKQGSATGAGTKKTEELSFGPGQVPSAALTSASVVSKRLTFQTGKSLISSKAWQLSGYEVLFFIFQKRNATPARRPDQSNVELDEDVSSIQNIKMYTYKELVWQLKALVQTIKLEREVLDLFTRELLKTVP